In one window of Plasmodium cynomolgi strain B DNA, chromosome 13, whole genome shotgun sequence DNA:
- a CDS encoding dsRNA binding protein (putative) yields LRQRHTGSSKINRETSPMAEIIKGSDLLHNDQLRGRLKAHIQADCLVGMPTETVYGLGGNSLSEKSLKNIFQMKNRPVSDPIISHVYDINQAFDQLYHVNVFEKFIIYTLSNYFWPGPLSIIAKAKKEVPLILTAHTGFCAVRVPRNNIAMEIMKVSQVPIAAPSANKFQHISPTTSAHVFKEFEKENILIFDDGQCDIGIESTVLKLVKYRRAGGGKSVQLRGGDQTCEEIQPEELPQLEEVTTDEEYEKECLDEMEFLRRVTGIPASETDVEVYDRLKGLFEAIVRGKGVEDEVSGMGGELPRMSEPSPLLEKILKYKNLYHYGIRIYRRGKYTKEQIEEALRSSPLLRDIQVDLYEKIKFENVAIFRGGEGGQVGAQSKDALNGSLNGALDGSLNGALKGSLNDALNGSLKGALNNCLSSCLTGNTAEEEAQNEVSPGLLLTHYSPVVPTYLLDCTPDGGDQSGSASKNPISRICLAKCVLLDIGSSFECHQGDFLKYINISYEGVEIKEEQTKLVMRNFFLFLRQAEELAIEQQAVGILISIVNLKCVDEGSLSIFDRIFRAASGRVLQVAVPQAGPLRVL; encoded by the coding sequence CTAAGACAACGCCATACTGGTTcgtcaaaaataaatagggAGACCTCCCCGATGGCGGAAATAATCAAAGGATCGGATTTGTTACACAATGACCAATTGAGGGGAAGGTTAAAAGCTCACATTCAAGCGGACTGCCTGGTTGGAATGCCTACCGAAACGGTATACGGATTAGGAGGGAACTCACTCAGCGAGAAATcgctaaaaaatatatttcagatGAAGAACAGACCCGTAAGTGATCCCATCATCTCTCATGTGTATGACATAAACCAAGCGTTTGACCAACTGTACCATGTGAACGTATTCgagaaatttattatatatacattaagtaattatttttggcCTGGTCCTTTGTCAATAATTgccaaagcaaaaaaggaggtgcCTTTAATCCTCACAGCTCACACAGGGTTCTGCGCTGTAAGAGTACCAAGGAATAACATCGCTATGGAAATTATGAAAGTGAGCCAAGTACCAATCGCAGCTCCGTCAGCAAACAAATTTCAACATATCAGTCCTACCACTTCGGCTCAtgtttttaaagaatttgaaaaagagAATATTCTCATCTTTGACGATGGACAGTGTGACATAGGAATTGAGTCTACTGTTTTGAAGCTGGTCAAGTATAGGAGGGCTGGGGGTGGCAAGTCGGTTCAGCTGAGAGGAGGGGATCAAACGTGTGAGGAGATTCAACCAGAGGAGCTGCCCCAATTAGAAGAAGTCACCACCGATGAGGAATACGAAAAGGAATGCTTAGACGAAATGGAATTTTTGCGCAGAGTCACGGGAATACCCGCGTCGGAGACGGATGTGGAGGTTTACGACAGGTTGAAAGGTCTGTTTGAGGCCATTGTGCGGGGGAAAGGAGTGGAGGACGAGGTGTCAGGAATGGGAGGTGAATTGCCTAGGATGAGCGAACCCTCCCCCCTGTTGGAAAAAATCCTcaagtataaaaatttatatcacTATGGTATCCGAATTTATCGGAGGGGAAAGTACACGAAGGAGCAGATCGAGGAGGCCCTCAGATCATCACCCCTGCTCAGAGACATACAGGTCGACTTGTACGAAAAGATCAAGTTTGAAAATGTGGCCATTTTTCGCGGGGGGGAAGGTGGCCAAGTGGGCGCCCAATCGAAGGACGCACTAAACGGGTCATTAAACGGAGCGCTGGATGGGTCATTAAACGGCGCGCTGAAGGGGTCACTAAACGACGCGCTCAACGGGTCACTGAAGGGCGCTCTGAACAATTGCCTTTCCAGCTGCTTAACTGGGAACACTGCAGAGGAGGAGGCGCAGAATGAGGTGAGTCCGGGCCTGCTGCTCACGCACTACAGCCCGGTTGTTCCGACGTACCTACTGGACTGTACGCCGGATGGAGGAGATCAAAGTGGGTCAGCAAGTAAAAACCCAATTTCGAGAATCTGCTTGGCGAAGTGCGTCCTTCTAGACATCGGTAGCTCTTTTGAATGTCACCAAGGGGACTTCctcaaatatattaacatctCATACGAGGGAGTGGAGATTAAAGAAGAACAGACTAAATTGGTGatgagaaattttttcctttttttgagaCAAGCAGAAGAGCTAGCCATAGAACAGCAGGCTGTGGGAATTTTAATTTCGATTGTAAATTTAAAGTGCGTCGATGAGGGCAGCCTCTCCATCTTTGACAGAATTTTCAGGGCAGCTTCCGGCAGAGTACTGCAGGTGGCCGTGCCCCAGGCGGGGCCGCTGCGCGTGCTTTAG
- a CDS encoding cytochrome c1 heme lyase (putative), which translates to MDQAKNVATNDGKEKSSIPSNSGSWYYPSRNQFYRTTRKKGYSYSKEELDVALKIHNAVNEETWKRIMKKEQKYFDLCKEQKLIRFIGLPNKLSLKAFMLTLMGYSKPFDRHDWYIDRCGNTIKYIIDYYDGKSDERAPVSIFIDARPQFSLDNTIDYLKMVYIKMSRYFF; encoded by the exons ATGGACCAGGCAAAAAACGTGGCCACAAACGATGGGAAGGAAAAGTCCTCCATCCCCTCCAACAGCGGCAGCTGGTACTACCCATCCAGGAATCAGTTCTATCGTACAACTCGGAAAAAAG GGTACAGCTACTCCAAGGAGGAATTAGACGTGGCGCTTAAAATTCACAATGCAGTTAATGAGGAAACGTGGAAACGaataatgaagaaggaacaaaaatatttcgacCTTTGCAAAGAGCAGAAGCTAATCAGATTTATTGGACTCCCAAACAAGCTGTCCCTCAAAGCCTTCATGCTTACCCTCATGGGGTACAGCAAGCCCTTTGATCGACATGACTGGTACATTGACAGATGCGGGAATACCATCAA ATACATCATAGACTACTATGACGGGAAGAGTGACGAGCGAGCTCCTGTTTCTATTTTCATCGACGCAAGACCCCAGTTCAGCCTGGACAACACGATCGATTATTTGAAAATGGTGTACATTAAAATGAGTAGATATTTCTTTTAG
- a CDS encoding nucleosome assembly protein 1 (putative) — protein sequence MATTENNQPIPPEEEKEISSLLESIKIDDEKMTDLTEEQKETLKKLKLYQKEYYDYESKFEYELFLLRQKYHDLYGPIYDKRREALVGNGEAKIGTPNLPEFWLRALRNNNTVSHVIEDHDEEILVYLNDIRCDYIKKNKEKKEGFILSFHFASNPFFSNSVLTKTYHMKCVDCDNEPVLLHTEATVIDWFDNKNILKKNVVKKQHNKNSREVKTVQQTVNRDSFFLFFTSHKVPNSNVIKQLSKHEVAQLEMIIEGDYEVALTIKERIIPYAVDYYLGIIIESESNSIVSDVDSSYSSSENNSNYNSYESNNSAYNDENSNVDTNEYDDNEEDEDDAAKSNEEALTS from the exons ATGGCAACCACAGAGAATAACCAG CCAATCCCCCCcgaagaggaaaaggaaatatcGTCGCTTCtggaaagcataaaaatag ATGATGAAAAGATGACCGATTTGACGGAGGAACAAAAGGAAACGctaaaaaaactgaaactGTACCAGAAGGAGTATTATGATTACGAGTCGAAGTTTGAGTACgagttatttttgttaaggCAGAAGTACCACGATTTGTATGGGCCGATTTATGATAAGAGGAGAGAAGCTTTGGTAGGaaatggggaagcaaaaattggTACTCCAAATCTGCCTGAATTTTGGTTAAGAGCATTGAGGAACAACAACACAGTGAGTCATGTTATAGAGGATCacgatgaagaaatattaGTGTACCTAAATGATATTCGATgtgattatataaaaaaaaataaggaaaaaaaagaaggatttattttatcctttcaCTTTGCATCCAATCCGTTTTTTAGCAACTCTGTTTTGACCAAAACGTATCATATGAAATGTGTAGATTGTGATAATGAGCCAGTGTTGTTACACACGGAGGCAACTGTTATCGATTGGTttgacaataaaaatatcttaaaaaaaaacgtcgttaaaaaacaacataacAAAAATTCAAGAGAAGTGAAGACAGTCCAGCAAACAGTTAACAGAGAtagcttttttcttttttttacaagccATAAAGTTCCCAATTCTAATGTTATAAAGCAATTAAGTAAACATGAAGTAGCTCAGTTGGAGATGATTATAGAAGGAGATTATGAAGTGGCCTTAACCATTAAGGAAAGGATTATTCCTTATGCTGTTGATTACTACTTGGGCATTATAATCGAAAGCGAAAGTAACAGCATTGTGAGTGATGTGGACAGCAGCTACAGTAGCAGCGAAAATAATAGCAACTATAACAGCTACGAAAGTAACAACAGTGCATACAATGATGAAAATAGCAATGTCGATACGAATGAGTATGACGATAATGAGGAAGATGAGGATGATGCCGCTAAGAGCAATGAGGAGGCTCTGACTTCCTGA